A window of Streptomyces marispadix contains these coding sequences:
- a CDS encoding MFS transporter encodes MAVQDGSSGTLSSGTVRTAVPARLDRLPWSRWHWMIVIGLGTVWILDGMEVTLVGNIAGRLSESGSGLDITSAQVTGLGAALYVAGACLGALYFGWLTDRYGRKKLFLITLAVYLAATALTALSFDSWWFFLCRFVTGFGIGGEYAAINSAIDELIPSKYRGRVDLMINGSFWLGAAAGAMLSIPFLDTGIFAKDVGWRLTFAFGVFLGLVILLVRRNVPESPRWLFIHGRGDEAEAIVKDAEARCVAQHGEGCLPEPSGEIVINQRQSIGFGMIAKTVFSKYRSRAFLGLSLFVGQAFLYNAVTFGFGAILAAFYDVPAGSTGYYFVAIAIGNLLGPILLGPLFDTVGRKIMIAGTYIGSGALLFGTAALFSSGVLSATTLTVCWSVVLFFASAGASSAYLTVSEIFPMETRAMAIAFFYALGTAVGGISGPLIFAELTENGVLADTTLAFNIGAGLMCAAGVVAAFLAVPAEGRSLEDIAAPLSAQETSAPPAQPAN; translated from the coding sequence ATGGCAGTTCAAGATGGAAGCAGCGGGACGCTTTCATCCGGCACAGTCAGAACCGCGGTGCCGGCACGCCTGGACAGGCTGCCTTGGTCGCGCTGGCACTGGATGATCGTGATCGGACTCGGCACGGTCTGGATCCTCGACGGAATGGAGGTCACCCTCGTCGGCAACATCGCCGGCCGCCTGTCCGAGTCCGGGAGCGGGCTCGACATCACCTCGGCGCAGGTCACGGGGCTGGGCGCCGCGCTGTACGTGGCGGGGGCGTGTCTCGGCGCGCTGTATTTCGGCTGGCTGACCGACCGTTACGGACGGAAGAAGCTCTTTCTCATCACGCTCGCCGTGTATCTCGCGGCGACCGCGCTGACGGCTCTGTCGTTCGACAGCTGGTGGTTCTTCCTCTGCCGCTTCGTCACGGGCTTCGGCATCGGCGGCGAGTACGCGGCCATCAACTCCGCGATCGACGAGCTGATTCCCTCGAAGTACCGGGGCCGCGTCGACCTCATGATCAACGGAAGCTTCTGGCTGGGAGCCGCGGCGGGCGCCATGCTCTCGATCCCGTTCCTCGACACCGGCATCTTCGCGAAGGACGTCGGCTGGCGTCTGACCTTCGCCTTCGGCGTCTTCCTCGGCCTGGTGATCCTGCTGGTGCGCCGGAACGTGCCGGAGAGTCCGCGATGGTTGTTCATCCACGGAAGGGGTGACGAGGCCGAAGCCATCGTCAAGGACGCGGAGGCGCGCTGCGTCGCTCAGCACGGGGAGGGCTGCCTGCCCGAGCCGTCCGGTGAGATCGTCATCAATCAGCGGCAGTCGATCGGTTTCGGGATGATCGCGAAGACGGTCTTCTCCAAGTACCGCTCCCGCGCATTCCTCGGGCTTTCCCTCTTCGTCGGCCAGGCGTTTCTGTACAACGCCGTGACCTTCGGATTCGGGGCGATTCTCGCGGCGTTCTACGACGTGCCCGCCGGATCGACGGGTTATTACTTCGTGGCCATCGCGATCGGAAATCTCCTCGGGCCCATTCTCCTCGGGCCGCTCTTCGACACCGTGGGCCGCAAGATAATGATCGCCGGCACCTACATCGGGTCCGGCGCCCTGCTGTTCGGCACCGCCGCGCTCTTCTCCAGCGGCGTCCTCTCGGCGACGACGCTGACGGTGTGCTGGAGCGTGGTGCTCTTCTTCGCCTCCGCCGGTGCCAGCTCGGCCTACCTCACGGTCAGCGAGATCTTCCCGATGGAGACCCGTGCCATGGCCATCGCGTTCTTCTACGCGCTGGGCACGGCCGTCGGCGGTATCAGCGGCCCGCTGATCTTCGCCGAGCTGACGGAGAACGGCGTACTCGCCGACACGACGCTCGCGTTCAACATCGGCGCCGGGCTGATGTGCGCCGCCGGTGTGGTCGCGGCGTTCCTGGCGGTCCCGGCCGAGGGCCGCTCGCTGGAGGACATCGCCGCACCGCTCTCCGCGCAGGAGACGTCGGCTCCGCCGGCTCAGCCGGCGAACTGA
- a CDS encoding MIP/aquaporin family protein encodes MIAEFLGTFVLILIGCGSVAVAVVGLSGSGRQTGDFGPANWLIISWGWGLAVVFGVYVAGGISGAHINPAVTLGFAVRGHFPWRKVLPYWAAQLVGAFIAAALVYATYHWAIDAFNAKEGTGREKSLPTFSIFATFPAEYFGDSWWGPFLDQIVGTAFLLLLVCALIDMSNKAPMSNMGPFLIGLVVVAIGLTYGTNAGYAINPARDLGPRLFTFFEGWGAIAFPGNFDWFSSYWWIPIIGPLIGGVIGAMVYEHLISRVISARGQVHPEGEAGEAE; translated from the coding sequence CTGATCGCCGAATTCCTGGGCACCTTCGTCCTCATTCTGATCGGCTGCGGCTCGGTGGCCGTGGCCGTCGTCGGACTCTCCGGCTCGGGACGCCAGACCGGCGACTTCGGGCCCGCGAACTGGCTGATCATCTCCTGGGGATGGGGACTCGCGGTCGTGTTCGGCGTGTACGTCGCGGGAGGCATCAGCGGCGCCCACATCAACCCGGCTGTGACGCTCGGCTTCGCGGTACGCGGTCACTTCCCCTGGCGCAAGGTGCTCCCGTACTGGGCGGCACAGCTCGTCGGCGCCTTCATCGCCGCCGCCCTCGTCTACGCCACGTACCACTGGGCGATCGACGCCTTCAACGCCAAGGAGGGCACGGGACGCGAGAAGTCCCTGCCGACCTTCTCCATCTTCGCGACGTTCCCCGCCGAGTACTTCGGGGACTCCTGGTGGGGCCCCTTCCTCGACCAGATCGTCGGCACCGCCTTCCTGCTGCTGCTCGTCTGCGCGCTGATCGACATGAGCAACAAGGCGCCGATGTCGAACATGGGGCCCTTCCTCATCGGCCTCGTCGTCGTCGCGATCGGCCTCACCTACGGCACGAACGCCGGGTACGCCATCAACCCGGCCCGCGACCTCGGCCCCCGCCTCTTCACCTTCTTCGAGGGATGGGGGGCCATCGCCTTCCCAGGCAACTTCGACTGGTTCAGCAGCTACTGGTGGATCCCCATCATCGGCCCGCTCATCGGCGGCGTCATCGGCGCGATGGTCTACGAGCACCTCATCAGCCGCGTCATCTCGGCCCGCGGCCAGGTCCACCCGGAGGGAGAGGCGGGCGAGGCGGAGTAG
- a CDS encoding TMEM175 family protein, with translation MDHTTAPPRTGGGPERLESLSDNVFSIAMTLLVLDITVRRGLSTEAFRESLHLTLPHIAAYALSFAVISEFWLDHRRILAAFPSIDGRVTALTLLGLGFTALLPFPTALLAEYSDQPQAVAVYGLNVSALNGVHLALLLTSHRRLGTASGDALRLRRLDAVDLASTVFVFGATVPLAFASPTAAKWFWLALFPAKFLIGRLQRHARTPSGGQTQ, from the coding sequence GTGGACCACACAACGGCCCCTCCCCGTACCGGCGGCGGGCCCGAACGCCTGGAGAGCCTCTCCGACAACGTCTTCTCCATCGCCATGACGCTGCTGGTGCTCGACATCACCGTCAGACGCGGCCTGAGCACCGAGGCTTTCCGCGAGTCACTCCATCTGACGCTCCCCCATATCGCCGCCTATGCGCTGAGCTTCGCGGTCATCTCTGAGTTCTGGCTCGACCACCGTCGCATCCTGGCGGCCTTCCCCTCGATCGACGGCAGGGTCACCGCCCTCACACTGCTCGGCCTCGGCTTCACGGCACTGCTTCCCTTCCCCACCGCCCTGCTCGCCGAGTACAGCGACCAGCCCCAGGCCGTCGCCGTCTACGGCCTCAACGTCTCCGCGCTCAACGGCGTACATCTGGCGCTGCTGCTCACCTCGCACCGGCGCCTCGGAACCGCCTCGGGCGACGCCCTCCGCCTCCGCCGGCTCGACGCCGTCGACCTGGCGTCCACGGTGTTCGTGTTCGGCGCCACGGTCCCTCTCGCATTCGCCTCCCCGACGGCCGCGAAATGGTTCTGGCTCGCCCTCTTCCCGGCCAAATTCCTGATCGGACGCCTGCAACGGCACGCCCGTACGCCATCGGGTGGACAAACACAGTGA
- a CDS encoding TetR/AcrR family transcriptional regulator — protein sequence MPREVRERQMLDAAVAGFARHGYQAASMDDIAEEAGVSKPLVYLYLKSKEDLFTACIRRERAALVAAVRGGAGGGEPQPADAEQQLWRGLCAFFAHTAARPDGWSVLHRADTQGEPFAREIAGMRAEITELVTLLLGRAAVDAGCDEKFAEREVSGLAHAMVGAAESLAVWANSRTDAVPSPKETAATLMNFCWTGMGQMIKGARWSPHR from the coding sequence ATGCCGCGGGAGGTGCGCGAGCGGCAGATGCTGGACGCCGCCGTGGCGGGCTTCGCACGGCACGGCTATCAGGCGGCGTCGATGGACGACATAGCGGAGGAGGCGGGGGTCTCCAAGCCGCTGGTGTATCTGTATCTGAAGTCGAAGGAAGACCTGTTCACGGCGTGCATACGCAGGGAGCGGGCCGCGCTGGTCGCTGCCGTACGCGGCGGTGCGGGGGGGGGGGAGCCCCAGCCCGCCGACGCCGAGCAGCAGCTATGGCGGGGGCTGTGTGCCTTCTTCGCGCATACGGCGGCCAGGCCCGACGGGTGGTCGGTGCTGCACCGTGCCGATACGCAGGGCGAGCCCTTCGCCCGTGAGATCGCCGGAATGCGGGCGGAGATCACGGAGTTGGTGACGCTGCTGCTGGGCCGGGCGGCGGTCGACGCGGGCTGCGACGAGAAGTTCGCCGAGCGCGAGGTCTCCGGGCTGGCGCACGCCATGGTGGGGGCGGCCGAGTCGCTGGCGGTGTGGGCCAACTCCCGTACGGACGCGGTGCCTTCGCCCAAGGAGACCGCGGCGACGCTGATGAACTTCTGCTGGACGGGCATGGGGCAGATGATCAAGGGCGCTCGCTGGTCACCTCACCGGTGA
- a CDS encoding MaoC/PaaZ C-terminal domain-containing protein translates to MPPTYPHILGFPLAMELMARPDFPFPVLGLVHTGIELTQYRALRPGDRPEISVHAEGPTPHRRGSSFDVVTEVRLAGALVWHSRSNYLCRHRPKNADADTDSHTHAQPGTRPPEDPAPPLPLREHWDLPSGLGRRYARASGDGNPIHLHPLTAKLFGFPRHIAHGMWTFARALAGTGATAGSEQLTARAEFKAPVLLPSTVAFCVDEPTASAGGYRAPVRVHRFELRGRDDRGGDTDGSASRGSAGGAGGATTAGRPRLHLTGEVTSERP, encoded by the coding sequence GTGCCGCCCACCTATCCGCACATCCTCGGCTTCCCGCTCGCGATGGAGCTGATGGCGAGGCCCGACTTCCCGTTCCCGGTGCTCGGCCTCGTACACACCGGCATCGAACTCACCCAGTACCGGGCGCTGCGGCCGGGCGACCGGCCGGAGATCTCCGTACACGCGGAGGGCCCGACGCCCCACCGGCGCGGCAGCAGCTTCGACGTGGTGACCGAGGTCCGGCTGGCAGGAGCGCTCGTCTGGCACTCGCGAAGCAACTATCTCTGCCGCCACCGCCCCAAGAACGCGGACGCGGACACGGACAGCCACACGCACGCACAACCCGGCACCCGGCCTCCGGAAGACCCCGCGCCACCGCTGCCGCTCCGCGAGCACTGGGACCTGCCGTCCGGTCTCGGACGCCGCTACGCCCGCGCCTCCGGCGACGGCAACCCCATCCATCTGCACCCGCTGACCGCCAAGCTCTTCGGCTTCCCCCGCCATATCGCCCACGGCATGTGGACCTTCGCCCGCGCCCTCGCCGGTACGGGTGCCACCGCGGGCAGCGAACAGCTCACCGCCCGCGCGGAGTTCAAGGCTCCTGTGCTGCTGCCGTCGACCGTCGCCTTCTGCGTGGACGAGCCGACGGCCTCCGCCGGCGGCTACCGCGCCCCCGTACGCGTACACCGCTTCGAGCTGCGCGGTCGTGACGACCGCGGCGGCGACACGGACGGAAGCGCGAGCCGAGGCAGCGCCGGCGGCGCGGGCGGCGCGACCACGGCCGGCCGCCCGCGGCTGCACCTCACCGGTGAGGTGACCAGCGAGCGCCCTTGA
- a CDS encoding 3-oxoacyl-ACP reductase, with protein sequence MADRYLHWTNTRPGRLLTRRLGLPRPVPLHRWTAERPALEGGPILHLTPVPPRDGAGYAEELAAVLEGNGLPVVTDTTGAEPRARSAAVVVDATGVRDVPRLHHVYDCLRPVVRSVAECGRIVVLAARPDPEDHHQAAAQQALEGFVRSLAKETGGGRTVQLVRLAPEAGPADAESTLRFLLSPRSAYVSGQVIEIGDGIAAPAPADASGGTSGEASAGSGTASRQGPLQGRTALVTGSARGIGEAVAATLARDGAHVVCLDVPQAEAELTRVAESLGGTALPLDITSDDAGDRIAQALPEGGLDVLVHNAGITRDRRLANMKPERWDQVLEVNLASVLRTTDRLLAAGALRRGTGRVVATASISGIAGNVGQTNYAASKAGIIGLVRSLAPRAAAEHGVTVNAVAPGFIETKMTAAVPFFIREAGRRMNSQSQGGLPVDVAETVAWLAAPGSAAVNGQVVRVCGQSLLGA encoded by the coding sequence ATGGCTGACCGATATCTGCATTGGACCAACACACGTCCCGGCCGCCTCCTCACCCGCCGTCTCGGCCTTCCCCGTCCCGTACCGCTGCACCGCTGGACGGCCGAGCGGCCGGCACTGGAAGGAGGCCCCATCCTCCACCTGACGCCGGTCCCGCCGCGCGACGGCGCCGGTTACGCCGAGGAACTCGCCGCCGTGCTCGAAGGCAACGGGTTGCCCGTCGTCACGGACACGACCGGCGCGGAACCCCGTGCGCGCTCCGCCGCCGTCGTCGTCGACGCCACGGGAGTCCGCGACGTACCGCGACTGCACCATGTGTACGACTGCCTTCGCCCGGTGGTCCGTTCGGTCGCCGAGTGCGGACGCATCGTGGTACTCGCCGCACGTCCCGACCCCGAAGACCACCATCAGGCCGCCGCACAGCAGGCGCTGGAGGGCTTCGTGCGCTCGCTCGCGAAGGAGACCGGCGGCGGCCGTACGGTGCAACTCGTGCGCCTGGCGCCCGAAGCGGGCCCGGCGGACGCCGAGTCCACCCTCCGTTTCCTGCTCTCGCCGAGGTCGGCGTACGTCAGCGGGCAAGTCATCGAGATCGGCGACGGGATCGCCGCTCCCGCGCCGGCCGATGCGTCCGGCGGCACATCCGGCGAGGCGTCCGCCGGGTCCGGCACTGCTTCACGACAGGGCCCGCTCCAGGGCCGTACGGCGCTGGTCACCGGTTCCGCACGCGGCATCGGCGAGGCCGTCGCGGCGACGCTGGCACGCGACGGCGCCCACGTCGTCTGCCTCGACGTACCGCAGGCCGAGGCCGAACTGACGCGTGTCGCCGAGTCGTTGGGCGGCACCGCGCTGCCGCTGGACATCACCTCGGACGACGCGGGAGACCGCATCGCCCAGGCCCTGCCCGAGGGTGGTCTCGACGTGCTCGTACACAACGCGGGCATCACGAGGGACCGCAGGCTCGCCAACATGAAGCCCGAGCGCTGGGACCAGGTGCTGGAGGTCAATCTCGCCTCGGTCCTGCGCACGACGGACCGCCTGCTGGCGGCGGGCGCGCTGCGGCGCGGCACCGGCCGGGTCGTCGCCACCGCCTCCATCTCGGGCATCGCGGGCAACGTCGGCCAGACCAACTACGCGGCGAGCAAGGCCGGGATCATCGGCCTCGTGCGCTCCCTCGCGCCACGTGCCGCCGCGGAGCACGGAGTGACCGTCAACGCCGTGGCCCCCGGCTTCATCGAGACGAAGATGACGGCCGCGGTCCCCTTCTTCATCCGCGAGGCGGGCAGGCGCATGAACTCCCAGTCCCAGGGCGGCCTTCCGGTCGACGTCGCCGAGACCGTCGCCTGGCTCGCGGCGCCCGGCTCCGCCGCCGTCAACGGCCAGGTCGTACGCGTCTGCGGCCAGAGCCTGCTGGGAGCGTGA
- a CDS encoding acetyl-CoA C-acetyltransferase, giving the protein MSSSDLTSSRTTRRVAVIGGSRIPFARSDGPYATCSNQEMLSAALDGLVERFELTGERGRGVGEFVAGAVLKHSRDFNLARETVLGSRLDPRTPAYDVQQACGTGLQAVIAVANKIALGMLDAGIAGGADTASDAPLGVNDELRRILLAARRAKTLKERAKEIARVRPRHLVPEIPRNAEPRTGLSMGEHAARTAREWNIGRHEQDVLAAASHRNLATAYDSGFLHDLVVPFRGLARDQNLRPGTSVQKLGELKPVFGTDQPDATMTPGNSTPLTDGAATVLLASEEWAERHGLEPLAYLSTYETGAVSFYEEDGRPGEDGLLMAPAYAVPRMLERAGLGIEDFELFEIHEAFASQVLATLAAWEKRGLAPVDRERLNVAGSSLATGHPFAATGARIVATLAKLLAQRDAQAGAKGLISICAAGGQGVTAVLERA; this is encoded by the coding sequence ATGAGTTCCAGCGACCTCACAAGTTCCCGCACCACGCGCCGCGTTGCCGTCATCGGCGGCAGCCGCATCCCCTTCGCACGCTCCGACGGACCGTACGCGACCTGCTCGAACCAGGAGATGCTCTCGGCCGCGCTCGACGGGCTGGTGGAGCGGTTCGAGCTGACGGGCGAACGGGGGCGCGGCGTCGGCGAGTTCGTGGCCGGTGCCGTGCTCAAGCACAGCCGGGACTTCAACCTCGCGCGGGAGACCGTGCTCGGCTCCCGGCTCGATCCGCGTACACCCGCCTACGACGTACAGCAGGCCTGCGGCACCGGACTTCAGGCGGTCATCGCCGTCGCCAACAAGATCGCGCTCGGAATGCTCGACGCGGGCATCGCGGGCGGCGCCGACACCGCCAGCGACGCGCCCCTCGGCGTCAACGACGAGCTGCGGCGCATCCTCCTCGCGGCACGCAGGGCCAAGACGCTGAAGGAGCGTGCCAAGGAGATCGCGCGGGTGCGCCCACGCCACCTCGTGCCCGAGATCCCGCGCAACGCCGAGCCCCGCACCGGTCTTTCGATGGGCGAGCACGCCGCCCGCACGGCACGCGAGTGGAACATCGGCAGGCACGAGCAGGACGTCCTCGCCGCCGCCAGCCACCGCAACCTCGCCACCGCCTACGACAGCGGCTTCCTGCACGACCTCGTCGTACCGTTCCGCGGCCTGGCCCGCGACCAGAACCTGCGGCCCGGCACCTCCGTGCAGAAACTCGGCGAACTCAAGCCGGTCTTCGGCACGGACCAGCCCGACGCGACGATGACGCCCGGCAACTCCACGCCGCTCACCGACGGCGCCGCGACCGTGCTGCTCGCGAGCGAGGAGTGGGCCGAGCGGCACGGGCTGGAGCCGCTGGCCTATCTGTCCACGTACGAGACGGGCGCGGTGAGCTTCTACGAGGAGGACGGGCGGCCGGGGGAGGACGGGCTGCTGATGGCGCCCGCCTACGCCGTGCCGCGGATGCTGGAGCGGGCCGGGCTCGGCATCGAGGACTTCGAACTCTTCGAGATCCACGAGGCGTTCGCCTCCCAGGTGCTGGCGACCCTCGCAGCGTGGGAGAAGCGGGGGCTCGCGCCCGTGGACCGCGAACGTCTCAACGTCGCCGGGTCGTCGCTGGCGACCGGCCATCCCTTCGCCGCCACCGGGGCGCGGATCGTCGCCACCCTCGCCAAGCTCCTCGCCCAGCGCGACGCACAGGCCGGAGCGAAGGGGCTGATCTCCATCTGCGCGGCGGGGGGCCAGGGGGTGACCGCCGTACTGGAGAGGGCCTGA
- a CDS encoding AMP-dependent synthetase/ligase, with protein sequence MTTQPANQAPAPGGISPGPTLVEPEKEVVDGVVREVSTRPFAPAVTSGSLGDIPFTNAEEAPFEAVLSRKRPDGTWRDVSAADFAQEVLNTAKGLIALGLRAGDRIAIMARTTYEWTLLDFAGWAAGLVTVPIYPTSSSAQARYILQHSGARGCAVENVEQSRMLSAERGAMPELEHLWQLDAGGLSQVAAAGRQLEDDVVAERRRAVGPEDVATLIYTSGTTGQPKGCVLTHGNFFAEVDNDIELLHPVFKSVSKDPASTLLFLPLSHVFGRMVAVACMRARVRLGHAPSIQTEDLLADLAGFRPTFLLGIPYVLEKVYNTGRATAEKMGRASSFDRAARIARRYGQAVEEQEHGRGNGPGAGLRTARGLYDLLVYRRIRAALGGRCRYVISGGSPLGSRLAAFYEGAGISVFEGYGLTETTGASTCTPPLKPRLGTVGWPVPGTAVRIADDGEVLLKGAHVFAGYWDSQRQTAVPEVGGDGWFATGDIGALDDEGYLTITGRKKDLIITSGGKNIAPAPLEDWLRAHPLVSQCLVVGDDRPYITALITLEPDGLAHWQQMHKKQELSREQLAEDPELLANLQQAVDEANRMVSRAESIRRFAVLPEDFTEEGGHLTPSLKLKRAAIVRDYEREIAKLYER encoded by the coding sequence GTGACGACCCAGCCAGCGAACCAAGCCCCGGCGCCCGGCGGCATCAGTCCGGGCCCCACGCTCGTAGAGCCGGAGAAGGAGGTGGTGGACGGCGTCGTCAGGGAGGTGTCCACGCGGCCGTTCGCACCGGCGGTCACGAGCGGTTCCCTCGGGGACATCCCGTTCACCAACGCGGAGGAGGCGCCGTTCGAGGCGGTGCTCAGCCGTAAGCGGCCGGACGGTACCTGGCGAGACGTGTCGGCGGCCGACTTCGCACAGGAGGTCCTCAACACCGCGAAGGGCCTCATCGCTCTCGGCCTCCGCGCGGGCGACCGTATCGCGATCATGGCCCGTACGACGTACGAGTGGACGCTGCTCGACTTCGCGGGCTGGGCCGCGGGCCTCGTCACCGTGCCGATCTATCCGACGTCCTCCAGCGCGCAGGCCCGCTACATCCTTCAGCACTCGGGGGCGCGCGGCTGCGCCGTCGAGAACGTCGAGCAGTCGCGGATGCTCTCCGCCGAGCGCGGAGCCATGCCCGAGCTGGAACACCTCTGGCAGCTCGACGCGGGCGGGCTCTCCCAAGTCGCCGCCGCGGGAAGGCAGCTCGAGGACGACGTAGTCGCCGAGCGCCGCCGCGCGGTGGGCCCGGAAGACGTCGCGACCCTCATCTACACCTCCGGCACCACGGGGCAGCCGAAGGGCTGCGTGCTCACCCACGGCAACTTCTTCGCCGAGGTGGACAACGACATCGAACTGCTCCACCCCGTCTTCAAGTCCGTCAGCAAGGACCCCGCCTCGACGCTGCTGTTCCTTCCGCTCTCGCACGTCTTCGGGCGCATGGTGGCGGTCGCGTGCATGAGGGCCCGGGTACGGCTGGGGCACGCGCCCAGCATCCAGACGGAGGATCTGCTCGCCGATCTCGCGGGCTTCAGGCCGACGTTCCTGCTCGGCATCCCGTACGTGCTGGAGAAGGTCTACAACACCGGCCGTGCCACGGCCGAGAAGATGGGCCGCGCCTCGTCCTTCGACCGTGCCGCGCGCATCGCCCGCCGCTACGGACAGGCCGTCGAGGAGCAGGAGCACGGGCGCGGCAACGGGCCGGGTGCCGGGCTGAGGACCGCCCGCGGCCTGTACGACCTGCTGGTCTACCGGCGCATCCGGGCCGCGCTCGGCGGTCGCTGCCGCTACGTCATCAGCGGCGGATCGCCGCTCGGTTCGCGTCTCGCCGCGTTCTACGAGGGCGCGGGGATCTCGGTGTTCGAGGGCTACGGGCTCACCGAGACCACGGGGGCCTCGACCTGTACGCCGCCGCTGAAGCCCAGGCTGGGCACGGTCGGCTGGCCGGTGCCGGGCACCGCGGTGCGCATCGCGGACGACGGCGAGGTGCTGCTGAAGGGCGCCCATGTCTTCGCCGGCTACTGGGACTCGCAGCGGCAGACCGCCGTGCCGGAGGTCGGCGGCGACGGATGGTTCGCGACGGGCGACATCGGCGCCCTCGACGACGAGGGCTATCTGACGATCACCGGGCGCAAGAAGGACCTGATCATCACCTCCGGCGGCAAGAACATCGCGCCCGCGCCGCTGGAGGACTGGCTGCGCGCACATCCGCTGGTCAGCCAGTGCCTCGTCGTGGGCGACGACCGGCCGTACATCACCGCGCTCATCACCCTGGAACCGGACGGTCTGGCGCACTGGCAGCAGATGCACAAGAAGCAGGAGCTGTCCCGCGAACAGCTCGCCGAGGACCCGGAGTTGCTCGCCAACCTCCAGCAGGCCGTCGACGAGGCCAATCGCATGGTCTCCCGCGCCGAGTCCATCCGGCGCTTCGCCGTGCTCCCCGAGGACTTCACCGAGGAGGGCGGTCATCTCACGCCGTCGCTGAAGCTGAAGCGGGCCGCGATCGTGAGGGACTACGAGAGGGAGATCGCGAAGCTGTACGAGCGGTAG
- a CDS encoding radical SAM protein, with translation MNKTGDVFAIPLEDEAYLVYAPLHGTAFAASKGMAAQLPGVLAGGGGDESVVAFAREAGLLGEPPSPVTRREGEPSPTEVTLFLTTACNLRCTYCYASAGDAPATYMTMEVAKQGIDFVIDNARRQGAPFAGVNYHGGGEPSVHWNLMTESLAYAREQAGDLEVIAASAGNGVFSDRQIDWMIGNLNGGMSLSFDGLPEAHDKHRPTVRGTGSSSRVMHTMRRFTEAGYPYAVRLTVTAEQIPLLPDSIEFVLSNFTPKRVQVEPAYQLGRHEGEPDAETEDFIAAYREAQARAARFGHELVYSAARVGTLTNHFCGVTQDNFCLSPSGGVSACFEAFSEDNEFADVFFYGSSGPDGYTFDMDALERLRGLGVEQRSFCDGCFAKWNCAGDCYHKSLAANGRGEFAGSQRCHITRELVKDQLLTRIAGSGGLIWRDRRSGDDCSVHGGRGE, from the coding sequence TTGAACAAGACCGGGGACGTGTTCGCCATCCCCCTGGAGGACGAGGCGTACCTGGTGTACGCACCGCTGCACGGAACGGCCTTCGCCGCCAGCAAGGGCATGGCGGCGCAGCTTCCGGGCGTGCTGGCGGGCGGGGGCGGCGACGAGAGCGTGGTCGCGTTCGCACGCGAGGCGGGGCTGCTGGGCGAGCCCCCGTCGCCGGTCACACGCCGGGAGGGCGAGCCGTCGCCGACCGAGGTGACGCTCTTCCTCACGACGGCGTGCAATCTGCGCTGCACCTACTGCTACGCCTCCGCCGGTGACGCCCCCGCCACGTATATGACGATGGAAGTGGCCAAGCAGGGCATCGACTTCGTCATCGACAACGCCAGGCGGCAGGGCGCCCCGTTCGCCGGGGTCAACTACCACGGCGGCGGCGAGCCCAGCGTCCACTGGAACCTCATGACGGAGTCGCTGGCCTACGCACGTGAGCAGGCGGGCGATCTGGAGGTCATCGCGGCGTCTGCGGGCAACGGCGTCTTCAGCGACCGGCAGATCGACTGGATGATCGGCAACCTCAACGGCGGGATGAGCCTGTCCTTCGACGGGCTGCCCGAGGCGCACGACAAGCACAGGCCGACGGTGCGGGGCACGGGCTCCAGCTCACGCGTGATGCACACGATGCGGCGCTTCACCGAGGCCGGATATCCGTACGCGGTGCGGCTGACCGTCACCGCCGAGCAGATCCCGCTGCTGCCGGACTCCATCGAGTTCGTACTGTCGAACTTCACGCCGAAGCGCGTACAGGTCGAGCCCGCCTACCAGTTGGGGCGGCACGAGGGCGAACCGGACGCCGAGACAGAGGACTTCATCGCCGCCTACCGCGAGGCACAGGCCCGTGCCGCCCGCTTCGGGCACGAACTGGTCTACAGCGCGGCCCGGGTGGGGACGCTCACCAACCACTTCTGCGGCGTCACCCAGGACAACTTCTGCCTCAGCCCCTCGGGAGGGGTGTCGGCCTGCTTCGAGGCGTTCTCCGAGGACAACGAGTTCGCGGACGTCTTCTTCTACGGATCGTCCGGGCCGGACGGCTACACCTTCGACATGGACGCGCTGGAGCGGCTGCGCGGGCTCGGCGTCGAGCAGCGGTCCTTCTGCGACGGGTGCTTCGCCAAGTGGAACTGCGCGGGCGACTGCTACCACAAGTCGCTGGCGGCCAACGGGCGTGGCGAGTTCGCCGGTTCGCAGCGCTGCCACATCACCCGTGAGCTGGTGAAAGACCAGCTCCTCACCCGTATCGCCGGGTCGGGCGGCCTCATCTGGCGCGACCGCCGGAGCGGCGACGACTGCTCAGTCCACGGAGGCCGCGGTGAATGA